The Xanthomonas sp. DAR 34887 genome has a segment encoding these proteins:
- a CDS encoding LysR family transcriptional regulator: MDLNALEDFQLVATHGGFGRASRVSGRSKATLSRRVADLEDSLGIRLIERGERSLGLTEAGQILLARLEGPMREVAEAIAAARDGLATPRGRLRVAAPLLFSQVALGRLAAAFQALYPQVQIEAVAEDRVADLVEEHFDVAIRINPNKDSVLVGRRFAKDRLVLAAAPGIALPKGRKGDALRVPAVVTPSYRDGERWSVQGGQLVVEPQPVLRLSSLLTVRDAVAAGAGAAMLPQSLIGRLLDKGELIAWGAADDEVELWVLHTSRRLQSPKVRAFVEFIGGRYPDGVFAVDA; this comes from the coding sequence ATGGACCTGAACGCGCTGGAGGATTTCCAACTGGTGGCCACGCATGGCGGCTTCGGACGAGCCAGTCGCGTCAGCGGCCGGTCCAAGGCGACGCTGTCGCGCCGGGTCGCCGATCTCGAAGACTCGCTAGGCATCCGGCTCATCGAGCGGGGCGAGCGCAGCTTGGGCCTGACCGAAGCCGGCCAAATCTTGCTGGCCAGGCTCGAGGGGCCGATGCGCGAAGTTGCCGAGGCGATCGCGGCGGCGCGGGACGGGCTGGCGACCCCGCGAGGCCGGCTGCGTGTCGCGGCGCCGCTGCTGTTCTCGCAAGTGGCGCTGGGGCGGCTTGCCGCCGCGTTCCAGGCGCTCTATCCGCAGGTGCAGATAGAAGCCGTCGCCGAGGACCGGGTCGCCGACCTCGTCGAGGAGCATTTCGACGTCGCCATCCGCATCAACCCGAACAAGGACAGCGTGCTGGTCGGCAGGCGTTTCGCCAAGGACCGGCTGGTGCTTGCGGCCGCTCCTGGCATCGCGCTGCCAAAAGGGCGGAAAGGCGACGCCTTGCGCGTCCCGGCCGTGGTGACGCCGTCCTATCGCGACGGCGAGCGGTGGTCGGTCCAGGGCGGCCAGCTCGTCGTCGAACCGCAGCCCGTGCTGCGGCTGTCCTCGCTGCTGACGGTCCGCGATGCCGTCGCCGCCGGCGCCGGCGCGGCCATGCTGCCGCAGTCGCTCATCGGGCGTCTTCTCGACAAGGGCGAACTGATTGCGTGGGGCGCGGCCGACGACGAGGTCGAACTGTGGGTGCTGCACACGTCGCGGCGCCTGCAGAGTCCCAAAGTGCGGGCGTTCGTCGAGTTCATCGGCGGCCGTTACCCGGACGGCGTG